A segment of the Geovibrio ferrireducens genome:
TGAAGTTTTAACTTTTTCACAGTCAACCAAAACCTCTCAGGAAGCAGCAGATGCAGCGGGCTGCGAACTGGCGCAGATAGCGAAATCAATTGTTTTCAGGGCAAAAAGCGCAGACAAGGCAGTTCTGGTGATCACCAGCGGCGTAAACCGTGTGGATACAAAACTGATCAGGGATCACCTCGGTGAGAAGCCGGATAAGGCTGATGCAGACTTCGTAAGGGAAAAAACAGGGTATGTAATAGGCGGTGTTCCTGCCATTGCCCACAAAGAAGAGCCTATAGTTTTTCTGGATGAAACACTTATGGAGTTTGCAGAAATATGGTCAGCTGCGGGCTCACCCTACTCTATCTATAAAATCACTCCGCAGGAGCTTCTGCGCATTACCGGGGCAAAAGTAATCAGGGTTTGCTGATAAAAAAACACGATGCGTTAAAGCAATCATGGTATAGTTTAAGAAAAACAGAGAGGGGAAGCATGAGTATTCTGATTGCAGCCATGATCTTCTTTTCCGCTCAGTCTGCGGACTGCTCACAGGCATCAATTAAAACGGAATACATCTCAGATTCCGTACACACCGCTTACATATACCCCATTGAGGATGAGCGCAGAGGCTGCTGCTCCAAACACGGCGGCGTATGCGGATGCTCAAACGGCAGAGC
Coding sequences within it:
- a CDS encoding YbaK/EbsC family protein — protein: MKKPQDSVAKVAGALRELGVNTEVLTFSQSTKTSQEAADAAGCELAQIAKSIVFRAKSADKAVLVITSGVNRVDTKLIRDHLGEKPDKADADFVREKTGYVIGGVPAIAHKEEPIVFLDETLMEFAEIWSAAGSPYSIYKITPQELLRITGAKVIRVC